The Epilithonimonas zeae genome contains the following window.
CTTCTTTACAAGTAGCAGAATCTAAACTTAATGATTTTAGAGCTCAAAATAATGCTATAAAGGCAGAGATAAAAATTAAAGAAACACTTGTTCAAAGACAGGAATTGGACATCAGATATACGTTTATCACTGCACCTTTTGACGGACAAATTGGTAAAAAGACAATTCAGGAGGGTCAACTGATACAACCCGGGCAAACATTGGCTTTTTTGGTGAACAAAGCCGAGGAAAAATGGGTGATTGCTAATTTTAAAGAAACACAGATTGGCAAATTCAAGATCGGACAAGCAGTATCCATAGAAGTTGATGCCTTTCCGAATGAAAAATTCAATGGTACTATCGAATCACTTTCGCCGACCACAGGTTCACGTTACTCATTGTTACCTCCAGATAATGCTACAGGTAATTTTGTGAAGATCATCCAACGGATTCCTGTAAGAATTAAACTGATCGATATGCCTGAAAAATTACGAAAACTTTCTGCCGGAATGAATGCCAATGTTTATGTTTTAAAAAAGAAATGATGCAAGCACATAAAATACCGATCTTCAAATCCTGGGTATCCGAATGGGTGGCGAGATCCGTCATATTTGCCATTCTGATGACATGTCTATTTAGTTTCGCTTTTTACAGCATTCCAGTTGCAACGCTGGGCTTTTACGGCATACAGGCTACCGATGTACAATATGGCATGGTCGTTATCTATGGCTCTACAGTAGCTTTCCTGGCACTTGATTTTCGGATCATAAAATATTTTGCACCTAGGAAATATTTATTAGTTGCCCTTGCCGTTAATGCAATATGTTCTGTAATATGTTTTCATTTCAAAGATTGGACATTGTTTGTTATTTGCCAGTTTTTTCAGGGGATTACCTGTGCATTAATGTCAGGCATCGTCTTACAACTTATTTTTCCAAGGTTACAGTCTGTACGTGCCCGTGTGATCGCTTTTAGTATACTGTATGGCAGCATACAGATTGCCGTTCCTTTTTATTCTATTTTTACCAGCATTGTTATTCATTTCTTTGATTTTAACTGGCTATTCTACGGATTTATAATCATTCTCATCATTCTAACAATTACTGTTTTGCTAACAATGAACGGTAAAGCTCGATTTACCCAAAAGATTCCGCTTTATCAGGTGGATTGGATAGGCTATCTGTTTTACGTGTCTTTTATCTTTATCTTAGGATACATCCTTGTCTACGGGCGACAATTGGAATGGTTCGGTAGTTCATTAATCACTACTCTTAGTGTCGTTGATCTAATTATTCTTTCCCTTTTCATCATTAGAGAATTGAAGCTTAAACGACCATTGATCAACTTGCAGATTTTCAAGACAAAGAATTTTGTCATTGGGCTATTACTACTTTTTACATTTTATATTTTTAAAGGAAGTACAGGACTTGCCTATGGCTATCTTGAAGTGATTTTAGGAAATGACCCACTGAACACCATTCCTATATGGACGGCTGTAATTTTTGGAACTACATTGAGTATGTTCGTTACTTCCAGATTTATCCTGATGGGGTACAACCTGATAAGGATGATTATTGTTGGCTTTGGAATAATGGCGATCTATTATGCTTATATGATACTATTTGTTTCTGTACAGGGTGAAACAATTGATTTCATTCTACCAATGTTTATTTATGGTGTGGCAACAGGAGTCTTATTTGTTCCGATTGTATCATTTACCGCTTCATCGGCGCCTCCAAAAATTGCGATCAATGCATCACTGGTCGGTATATTGGCAAGGTTCACAGGTTTTACCGCCAGCTTGGCATTTAGCAACGAACTTCAATTATTTGCAAAATCAGGAGTACGGGAAAAGATCCGGGAATCACTTACGGAAACCAACCCTCAACTGCAGGCTACTTTACTGGACATTCAAAATCAATATATGAACGTAGGAAGCGATATCTATACTTCAAAAGCAGTATCCACAGGCTATTTTAATCAAATGGTAGGTCATCAGATATTAGCTCGTGCCACCAGAGATTATTACGATTTGATGTTAACAGCAGTGATTTTTGTAATTGTTATTTTACTCTTATTCCCTCAAATTCAAGACGTAGTTTTGAGATTAAGAAAAGGTAATATGCCTTATTGAAAATCATATTTTGAATGTATTTAAAGCTTTTTTTTATGGATGAATTTATGATCAAGACAAGAATGCTTGTGAGAGAGCTAAAGAATAACGAAGAAAACGGCATTGTAAATCGTGAAGCCTTTGCAACAGTTCCGCCGACCGTTAAATATAATTTATATGCTAAAGAAAGAAAACTGGAGCCTATCATTAATGATCTTTATCAATGGGACTGGAATATATTAATTAGCATTCTGGCTTAATACTCGTGTTAAGATATATTTCTCTTACACAAACATTTGTGACCGACATAAAAAAACTTCATTTTCAAGATGGTTCTTATGTTAAAATTGTAGTTAAATCAATAAGAAGATGCTGTATCTAAAAGCTTATATTTTATCGTGAGAAGTTCTGAGGGACTACTTTTGCTTATGAAGCAGCGCTTGGTTTCGTCCATTCAATTAAAGAATATTTATTTAAAGCGAATAAATAGAGATCAAAATTTCAATGAACTGCATTTGCACCTTGTGAGGTTTCTGACTTTTCTATGCGGATTACCCATTCAGGCAGGCACAATGAAAACTGCAATCAATTCCTTGAAAACAATAAGAAAGACAATTGATGAAAGCTTGAAATATTTTTGCGGAGGGTTCGGAATCTCTGATTCCGGATACCCAAAAAGATTTTTTTCAGCTGGGACAACGGAATACATTTGCTATAGAAAATCAGGTGACCTTATAAGGAATCGTAATCATTATATTTGATTATTAATCATCACGTTTAGTTGATCACTTAACAATATAAGAGGATATTGGGAAACGTATTAAAGCTAGATTTCACGCCTAATAGAACAACATTCTTTATTAATAATCTGAAGATTGCATAAATCGATTTCTATTACAATCATATCACTAAGACCTTTACATTTTTCATAAGAAACCTCTAATACAAGGATAACGAAACATCCTGTAAATTAAATCATTAGTACTAATACGTAAAATTTGACTTAAGTATTTTCCCTTAAAAGCTTCATTCTATCTTTTTGTTACTTTGAGTCATTAACAATAAAACCATAAAACCAATGAGCTCACCAAACAAACAATCTAAATCTTGGATCGGAGGATTTGCAGAATCAAATCCTGCCTTTGCTTATCCACATCCAGATCTAACCAGCCTTGATATGCTGGATAATATGGATAATATTGACAAACTTGAAAGACAGATGAAAATATTATGGCCGGAATTCAGCTGGTTGACACAGTTAAAAGATAAAGATTCAAGATGTTTTCAAATGTTTGCACCTGATATTTCGAGAGTAGGTTATACCGCAGAAGGAAGAATCTATTCTATAATGTGTCCACAACAAGGCGCATATCTTAAAAGTGTTGGAATCAACTTAAATGTTGAAGTTACTGTAACCGGTCAAAGAGGATGGGTAGATGAAGATTCCCCATCATTATTGGCCGCTGATATGACTGTAACAGGAAAAATTTGGTTCTCTCCAAACAATGATCATCCATTACTAAAATTATTATTTTCAGCTTGTAATGACCTTGACCTACCTTTTGACAAGGCTCATGCAATCCAGGTGGAAACATCCAATATAGGCAATACCAGTTCAATTTTCACTTTACAGAGAGATTCAACGACACGTTTTGATAGCCCTGATTTTGCAAAGCATAAGGATAAGGCTTTTGGGGTTGGACATATAGATGTTCAGATCGATAATATAAAAGATTCCGGCAATAATACAGTCAATAAATTCAACGACATTGTACTCGGTATTTTTAATATACTTTCCGGTAATATGCTGGAAAAAGGGAATATATTATCTTGGAATGTATGGTTTAATACACCTGAGATAGTAGATCAGGCAGAATGGCGTGCCCATGCCAAGCGCTGGAGAGAATCCATTGATGTTGACCATCGTTCCCCTGATGGAAATGGTACTCAGGCACAATATTACAATGGAGATTATTTAAAAATTAGTGAACTTAAAGTATTGGAACAGTTGTTAAAGCTAATCTGGGAAGTACTAATTCCTCACGCAGGTGAATTTGGACTTAACGAAAAGATCCTAATGAAGATGACAGAAAAAATCGGCGTACAGATGAAAAATGTGATTGTGGAAGAAATTTGATGCACTATACAATTCAATAACCAAATAAAAGAGATCGAAAGCTCTATTAGCAAATTGTTTGTAAACAATTAATTATATTTGAGAATTAAAGTAGCTTATAACACTATCCATGTATAAATATTGTTTCCTATTTATCTCTTTATTCCTTTCCGTTTCATTCTTTTCTCAGAATTTTAAAAACGACAGTGTTAAACTTTTTGTGGATCAATCTATTGATCTGATACAAAATAATGCGGTTGATACGTCTAAGATAGAGAGCATCAAAAGTAGCTTGTACAGCAAAGGTCAGAATCTGGATCAAGTATCCGAGCTGCCTCCATTGTATACAGAAGTGTTTGAACTACTGGGAGATTATCATGGGGGTCTGAAATATAAAGGCAAAACCTATGGATGGAACAAAGCTCAGGGTGCGGACAATGCTTATCTGAAAGTGCGGCTGAAGTCTGAGACAGTGGTAAAAAGTCAGGTACTCGGCAAGAACACAGGCTACATCAGAATCCCTGGAAATAATGATTTTGTATTTAAGAAAGTGGATAGCATCGCCAATGATATTAGCACTCATATTAATGAAATTAATTCGGCAAAAATCAAGGCTTGGATCATAGATTTGAGAATGAATACCGGCGGTAATATGTATCCGATATTATTAGGCTTGAAGGAGTTTATCGGAAGCGATAATGTTGTTTTTGGCGGGTTTAGAAATTCTAAAGGCGAATCGTCAGGACAATGGGAAATTAAAGACGGGAAGATGTTGATCGACGGTATTGAGCTGGTAAGACAGGTATCGTTGAGAATGCCAATTAAAAAAGACATCCCAATCGTTGTCCTAACCAGTTGCTACACCGCCAGTGCAGGTGAAATGACGGCAATATCTCTGATTGGAAGGAGGAACACATTGATTGTGGGAGAACCAACGGCTGACTATACAACGGCTGTGCAGGGTTTTAGGATCAATGCAGATGCCGGGCTGAACCTGTCTACAGATTATGTGGTAGACAGGAACTCAAAAGTCTATAAAAGTCATATCCAACCTGACATTGAAGTTATAGGAGGTGATAACCTGGAAGATCTGATGATGGATAAGAAGATCAGAAAGGCGCTGGAAGTTTTGAGAAGCAGTACTAAATAGTCTTATTAATTTTTCAGGGAAAAAACTTCTTGTAAAAAATAAAATAATGGAAAAACGACCTCATTTTAATCCACAGCTAACCTATCTAAATACACGGGACGGTGATAATGTAACGCCCGTATCCTCCGGGTTTCAAAGCTAATAATTTTTAAACTATTTAAATCTATGCGACAACTCCTTATTTTCAGTTCATTCCTGATTTTTACTAATTCATTTTCTCAGAAAACAAACATTCAAAAAGAAAAATGGCATTGGAATAATAAGACACAGGATAGTACTGCGGGCTATGCTCAGGCTATAAAGATTGATAATATTATTTATATTTCAGGAGTGGTGACCAATAATATTACACCCGAAGGAATTACTTCTGTTTATAATAATTTAAAAACAGCTCTTTCAAACTACGGTGCTACATTTGACAACGTGGTGAAGGAAAATCTCTACACCACGGACATTGAAGCTATGAAAAAACATAATGATGTTAGAAAGAAATTTTACAATAATGATTTTCCCGCTGCCACATGGGTACAGGTTCAAAGGCTGTATATGCCGGAATCCAAGCTCGAAGTGGAGTTGATAGCGCATCTGCCAAAACAATAAATGATAATTTTGCGATGACAGATGAATTAAAGTCAGGCTGAATGCAGAAGATTTCTTTGCACATTCAGCTAGTGATAAATTTGCCTTTTTCAATAACGACTTTGTTTCCCCACTCGGTTATCGCTTCCAGGACAGGAACAAAACTTTCACCAAATTGAGTGAGACTGTACACCACCTTAACCGGTGGCTTTTCGCCATAGACCTTTCTCGTGACAAAGCCGTCTTTCTCCAATTGTTTTAACTGAATACTCAAAGTCATTTCAGTGACAGACGGCATTTCCCTTCGGAGCTCACTGTATCTTTTCTCTTTATCTTTTAGATGGTAAAGTATAACTGCTTTCCATTTACCACCTATCAGATCCATTGTAAGACTAACTGTGCATGGATATATTTTTTCGTTGACCTCCACCATATTGGCTAAACATTCTGTCTTCATAACGGTTTTATTTAACCTATCTTTTTGGATAGTTATTGCAGATGTAATATACTAAAAATACCTTTGTAACTATAATTATTATAGTATGGCATTAATTATCTTAGCACATCCAAAGTTTGAAAGATCGGTTGCTAACAAAACAGTTGCGAATGAACTCCGGAACAGCAGTACAGATATCGAAATCAGAGATATCCATGACCTGTATCCGGATTATAAAATTGATGTAAAAGCTGAACAAGATGCGCTTTTAAGACATCAAACCATCGTATTTCAATATCCCTTTTACTGGTATAATATGCCTGGAATTTTATGCTTATAATTTCTCACTGATCCATTCTCTTTCAGAAAGGCCTGCAATTGATCTTTACCTGGAGCCAGTTTTGAATTTTTGAAGTAATTATTTTCTTTCTTAATAAAGAATAAATCTAGAATTAAAAAATAATATCTTTTAAAGCAATTCTAAAAGGTAAATGATCAACATCTTTTGGACCTCGAATTATCAAACAATCGTTTTCAACAGTTATTTTCTTATATATAACTAAAAAAAATTCAACACCAAGATTGGTACGAGCTATTTCTTTTTCAAATATTTTTCTGCCACTATTTTCTACAATTAGCTTAGAATACATATAATCATCGGCAAAACAAATCCAAATTGAAGCTTTATATGGTTTACTATTATAATGAAATTCTGTATAAATAGTTTCGTAATCAGGAATTAATTTTAAATTTAATCCCTCTTGATAGGAATATTCCACCGCTTGTTGCAGTTCTATATTATTAGAAACAACCGCCATCTCAAACAAATATTTGTGCCCCTTATCCCAAATGTATAGTTGCTTGTCTACTTTATCAAGCGTATTAAAATCTGCATTATCAAAAGTTCCGAAATATCTTAAGTCCTTATCGAGTATCTCTACCGATTCTCTCTTTAAAATTGGGTAATAATCATATGTATTATCCGTCATGAAATCTATATTAATAAAACCAATTTTCTTTCCACTGTAATTTTTATTAAGCAATCTGGTACATAATACGCTTAATCCAAAGAAATCATTATTTAAGTTAATTAATTTTTCTTGTCCGTCGCGAAACCAAAATAATACCCGTTCTATTTTCATAAGTCTAACTATATTTCATTTTCATTAATCCAAGAGTTTAACCCTCTTACCTGTTTCAAAATTTACAGGATAGGGAACTTTCATACTAGGCAAATTATACTGTCCTGTACTGTTGTAATGCAAACTTCGTAAATATTTTTCATATATATGCGCTTGATGTTTTGGTACAACTGGAGAAATTTTATAAGTATAGGTGCCAGGTAACTTAGACATTACAGCATTTAATCTATTTAAGCCTGCATCAGAAACACCAAACTTATGAACATCCTGTAACTGATCATAAATAGTGTATGTAACACTTGGATTATTCTTAATTGATGATGTAGTCAACTTAATTGGATCTATTTTAATAGGATCCGGAGCTGTAACTTTGACATTCTTTGCTAAAATATCTTTAGATGTCTTTGCTAGTTTCGCATTATTCTGCGAAATTATTGCGTTGTAATTTTTTCCAGCTCCCCCAGCTACTATTCCTCTACTTACTACAGAAGTTGTTGCATAAGAGCTCATGAGTAATGGTATAGCTTGTGCTGTTCTTCGACCATCACCAGACATAATCCCCCCACCAAAATTATAGATTCCATAGACCGTGTTATAAGTATAATTTTGGATTTGCCAATAAGGATCAAGCTGGTTACCCCAATTTATCTGGTATGGTTCAAAACTTTCTACAGTAGGAGTTTTCATATGATTGGAATAACCATAACCTGCGTGATTGGGATTATTTGCAATGTATTTTATTGTTCCAGTAACACCATCTACAAGGGAATTTAAAAAACTTTCCCAAAAATTACTTTTAGAGTTTACTGGCGCTAAACCATCGGGATCAATAAAATTAATAGGATTATTAAAAGCATAAGCATAAGGAGACCAGTTCTCAAAATCAGAAGCTAGTGGATCTTTACTAAACCACCTTCCTATTTCTGCAGAATAATTTCGTGCACCAAAATCATAAACATTCAACCCAAGTTCATCTTGGTATTCTTTGCCCGAAAATTTAACTTTATATTTATCTGCGGGAGAGTATATCTGCGTGCTAAACCCTAATTGCTTTAAACCAAACGGGTAGTAGGAATTTTGTTCAATAATTTCCGTAGGTGAAATAGTATTATCTCCATTTTTATCCTGGTAAGATACTCTTACATTCCCTAAATGGTCTGTATAATTGAAGACATAATTAAAGTTACCATTATCATTAACGAGATAACCTTCTTCATTTGGATAATATTGAAACTGTCCATCTATGTAATGAAAACCAGAAAGATAATCTGTTGATGAAGTACTATTTCCATTTTTAACAATTTTTGAAAGCTTATTGCCCGCTGAATCATATTTATATTTTATCCAGTTTCCGTTTTGAAAATTTATAGTGCTAGGCAAATCCATAAAGTTATACTCTATAAGCGCTATTGCTTTATTCTTATCAACTATTAGATTGCCATTACGATCGTATTCATAGTCAGTAGCTCCAACCACATCTTTAAAACCAGCCGGATTATTAATGTTATCTGTTACTGCTTTTAATCTGTTTGAATTATTATAATAATCATAGCTTAACAAATCCATATCTAACGCCATATAATCATCTCCTCCAGAACGGTACAATGACTGAATATTGCCTCCTTTGTCATAGGTAATATTTTTTTCGCTCGCCGTGTCCATAAGACCGTTTTTATATGAATAAGCATTTTGCAGACGACCTAGAGCGTCATAATCGTACGAATATCCTCTAAGATTATTATCTCCTGCCGTTTTTGACCAATTTTGAGAAACATTCCCATTATATTGAGCATTAGAAATATAAGTCGTATTAGTTCTATTATAATGTAATTGATATGCAAAAAGGTTTGTCCCCAGATTATTAATATCATTTATAGCTGTAGGCCATCCTCTAACATTATATTTAATTGTTAGTTCCTGAAGAGGAGCCAAGTCAAATTGTCCTCCAACTTTTTTGGTAGAAACTTCACCGAGCTTTCCAAGGATATTCTCGTTTATCCTGATATCAGCTTGATTATTTATTGATTGTTTATGCGATAGAACTCTTTCCTGAGAATCGTATGAATATGTATCTAATATAGAAAACATACTCGCTGAAGAATTTTTCTGATGACTTGTCCTTGTGTAAAGAGTTTTGCCTCTAAAATTTAAAGAGTGGTCTTTAATAGTAAACCCTCCTAAATAATTAACAAGGTGGTTTCTTATAAGTCGTGCATATTTATCGTAAAAAAAATAAGTATCTGACCATGAATCTTCTCCAGTTTCCCCAACAGTTCTCTTTTTTGTCAAAGATGCTAAACCATTAATATTAACTAAGATCTGCTGATTCTCAACCTGATTCGAGGGCGGAAATGGTGTTCCGACTGGATATTGATCAAAATAATTTATTTCGTATACATCATTTAAACTTACATTAACAGGGAAAGCATTATTGGAATATCCAAAAATAGAACCTCCACTAACAATAGAATCGTTGTTTTCCCCAAGAGAATTTAAATTATTTTGAAGCGTTTGTCTTGTCGCAGAATTTGTATAGATTCCTGAATATATTTCTCTACCGTATACGTCGTATTTTTTAAATTTCCAATGATTAAACAATTTTTGTTTAGGATCCTGAATAGCCACTAATCTATCTTGTTTATCATAAATCATTGAAGTCCAATCATCCTGATCAGGCAACCTTTTTTCAACCAATCTGTTTTTACTATCATATTTATACTGATAGCAAAATCCATTTAAGATCTCACTTGTTAATGAAGGATTTTGACTTGCCTTAGGTGGTATTACAAATACTAAATTATCAAATAAATCATAAACGTAGTATGTATCATAGCTGACATTCTCTACGTATGCCCTATTTAAAATAATATTTCCGGATTTATTTCTAAATTCTTCTGTAGTGTTATCTTTAAGATAGGGTTGGCTGGGATACCAATTCTCACCGTAAGCAATTGTCTTTATAAGAACATTTTCAGTATAAGTTCCAGTGATTAAATAAGGTAGTAATCGATCACCATTAGTATATCCAACTTCATATTTAATAATATTATCGGAGGACTGATTAAGTAGGTAATTAAACTTTTTAGTATGATTGGAAGAGACTCTTAATCCTGATAAGCTGGAAACATTTGAAATATCAAATTTCCAATCTTCACCAGAGGATGCGCTTTCCAAAATCATTGGATTAGGATTACTCTCAAAAACATTTTCAGAATATGGATTAACTGTGTTAATAAAATCCGAAGGAAACTTGTTCTTATAAAAAATATTGCTTTCTGCTATAGCTGTTGAAGAGTTGATTAGAGCCCCACCATTGCTTGTACTTACAAATGGTAAGAAATCCTTACTTTTTCTGCCATATGAATCATATTCTATATGCTTAATAATATCTTTTACATCAGTGCTTGCATTGATTTGTATATTCTGTATTTCCCTTTCTAAACCATCGTAATATGTTATATTATGTATTTTTGGGGTATTATAGCCAACGCTATAGGTCTCAATAGTTGGTTCAATAGTATATAGATAGTTGGTGCCAGCAGTATTTGTAAAGTTTTGGCTTGGAGGAAGGATTGGAACATTTACGCCTGCCGGAAGACCAAATGGTGTAGCTTCAAGTTCTTCCCAAACTATGTTATTGAAAGTACTGCTACTATTAAATAATTGTGGATTTGTTATTTGAATAGATTTTTTAGTTTCAGACGGAATAGCAGATAGATTATTCAATAAGAAATATCTCTTACCTTGCGGATTAATTCCGGTGAAATAAATATTGTTATCTTTATTACGAATACTTGAAAAAGGAAACTCGTTTACTTCCTGATCTACATTTGTACCAGGGCTTGTATTAGCTTCACTATAATGATTAACAGTTTTATACTTAATTTTAGATCTTTCATTTCCATCACTATCGAAAAGTCTAATTGATTCAAATTTATTATACAATAATATTGAATTGTGATAAAACAATTTGTTCGGATAATCAGGCTCATTATTAGATTCATAAGGAAATAATATTTTAAAATAATCACTATTATTACTGTCAGCTCTAAAAGCCAAAGCGGGATTATAGGCAATAACAAACGTCTCTCCTGATTTTATTTTTTTCCCATAAGGAATTGTTATATGAAGGCGGCTACCATCAATAATTTTCCAATTAGACAAGTCAATATCAATGGTACTAGAATTAAACAACTCTATAAATTCGCCAATATGTGTTAGCTCAGTATCAGAATCTGCAATGTTTTCTTCATAAGGTGTATCGAAGTAAACTTCCGAAATAATAACATCTCCAAAGTTTTGGCCTTTAACACTAAAAATAAATAAGAATATAAATAAAAATAATAGAACTATCTTTTTCATACATCGATTTTATAAATTTGAAATCAATTTAAATTTTCATTCTTTTTCTTACAAAAGAATCTTTTGGATCTAGACGACTAAGTAATTTTACAACATTATCTAATCCTTTATTATCATTTATAGCCTCGTAGGAT
Protein-coding sequences here:
- a CDS encoding HlyD family secretion protein, which produces MNKNKTDKIIVNLTKWLGIALFVGIIIWGATYFLNGYHFEQTNDAQVDAYLSPINAKVGGYISKIYYKDNQLVKKGDTLVVIELDEYGLKKDAASAELMSSHAKLPILTANEETQLKSIEVIKAQLEGAKARLNQQQKEFDRYKNLLSDESTTQQKFDNISASLSIAQSDYDQAKASLQVAESKLNDFRAQNNAIKAEIKIKETLVQRQELDIRYTFITAPFDGQIGKKTIQEGQLIQPGQTLAFLVNKAEEKWVIANFKETQIGKFKIGQAVSIEVDAFPNEKFNGTIESLSPTTGSRYSLLPPDNATGNFVKIIQRIPVRIKLIDMPEKLRKLSAGMNANVYVLKKK
- a CDS encoding MFS transporter, whose product is MTCLFSFAFYSIPVATLGFYGIQATDVQYGMVVIYGSTVAFLALDFRIIKYFAPRKYLLVALAVNAICSVICFHFKDWTLFVICQFFQGITCALMSGIVLQLIFPRLQSVRARVIAFSILYGSIQIAVPFYSIFTSIVIHFFDFNWLFYGFIIILIILTITVLLTMNGKARFTQKIPLYQVDWIGYLFYVSFIFILGYILVYGRQLEWFGSSLITTLSVVDLIILSLFIIRELKLKRPLINLQIFKTKNFVIGLLLLFTFYIFKGSTGLAYGYLEVILGNDPLNTIPIWTAVIFGTTLSMFVTSRFILMGYNLIRMIIVGFGIMAIYYAYMILFVSVQGETIDFILPMFIYGVATGVLFVPIVSFTASSAPPKIAINASLVGILARFTGFTASLAFSNELQLFAKSGVREKIRESLTETNPQLQATLLDIQNQYMNVGSDIYTSKAVSTGYFNQMVGHQILARATRDYYDLMLTAVIFVIVILLLFPQIQDVVLRLRKGNMPY
- a CDS encoding winged helix-turn-helix transcriptional regulator; protein product: MDEFMIKTRMLVRELKNNEENGIVNREAFATVPPTVKYNLYAKERKLEPIINDLYQWDWNILISILA
- a CDS encoding S41 family peptidase, translated to MYKYCFLFISLFLSVSFFSQNFKNDSVKLFVDQSIDLIQNNAVDTSKIESIKSSLYSKGQNLDQVSELPPLYTEVFELLGDYHGGLKYKGKTYGWNKAQGADNAYLKVRLKSETVVKSQVLGKNTGYIRIPGNNDFVFKKVDSIANDISTHINEINSAKIKAWIIDLRMNTGGNMYPILLGLKEFIGSDNVVFGGFRNSKGESSGQWEIKDGKMLIDGIELVRQVSLRMPIKKDIPIVVLTSCYTASAGEMTAISLIGRRNTLIVGEPTADYTTAVQGFRINADAGLNLSTDYVVDRNSKVYKSHIQPDIEVIGGDNLEDLMMDKKIRKALEVLRSSTK
- a CDS encoding RidA family protein; translation: MRQLLIFSSFLIFTNSFSQKTNIQKEKWHWNNKTQDSTAGYAQAIKIDNIIYISGVVTNNITPEGITSVYNNLKTALSNYGATFDNVVKENLYTTDIEAMKKHNDVRKKFYNNDFPAATWVQVQRLYMPESKLEVELIAHLPKQ
- a CDS encoding winged helix-turn-helix transcriptional regulator, producing MKTECLANMVEVNEKIYPCTVSLTMDLIGGKWKAVILYHLKDKEKRYSELRREMPSVTEMTLSIQLKQLEKDGFVTRKVYGEKPPVKVVYSLTQFGESFVPVLEAITEWGNKVVIEKGKFITS
- a CDS encoding NAD(P)H-dependent oxidoreductase codes for the protein MALIILAHPKFERSVANKTVANELRNSSTDIEIRDIHDLYPDYKIDVKAEQDALLRHQTIVFQYPFYWYNMPGILCL
- a CDS encoding DUF6443 domain-containing protein is translated as MKKIVLLFLFIFLFIFSVKGQNFGDVIISEVYFDTPYEENIADSDTELTHIGEFIELFNSSTIDIDLSNWKIIDGSRLHITIPYGKKIKSGETFVIAYNPALAFRADSNNSDYFKILFPYESNNEPDYPNKLFYHNSILLYNKFESIRLFDSDGNERSKIKYKTVNHYSEANTSPGTNVDQEVNEFPFSSIRNKDNNIYFTGINPQGKRYFLLNNLSAIPSETKKSIQITNPQLFNSSSTFNNIVWEELEATPFGLPAGVNVPILPPSQNFTNTAGTNYLYTIEPTIETYSVGYNTPKIHNITYYDGLEREIQNIQINASTDVKDIIKHIEYDSYGRKSKDFLPFVSTSNGGALINSSTAIAESNIFYKNKFPSDFINTVNPYSENVFESNPNPMILESASSGEDWKFDISNVSSLSGLRVSSNHTKKFNYLLNQSSDNIIKYEVGYTNGDRLLPYLITGTYTENVLIKTIAYGENWYPSQPYLKDNTTEEFRNKSGNIILNRAYVENVSYDTYYVYDLFDNLVFVIPPKASQNPSLTSEILNGFCYQYKYDSKNRLVEKRLPDQDDWTSMIYDKQDRLVAIQDPKQKLFNHWKFKKYDVYGREIYSGIYTNSATRQTLQNNLNSLGENNDSIVSGGSIFGYSNNAFPVNVSLNDVYEINYFDQYPVGTPFPPSNQVENQQILVNINGLASLTKKRTVGETGEDSWSDTYFFYDKYARLIRNHLVNYLGGFTIKDHSLNFRGKTLYTRTSHQKNSSASMFSILDTYSYDSQERVLSHKQSINNQADIRINENILGKLGEVSTKKVGGQFDLAPLQELTIKYNVRGWPTAINDINNLGTNLFAYQLHYNRTNTTYISNAQYNGNVSQNWSKTAGDNNLRGYSYDYDALGRLQNAYSYKNGLMDTASEKNITYDKGGNIQSLYRSGGDDYMALDMDLLSYDYYNNSNRLKAVTDNINNPAGFKDVVGATDYEYDRNGNLIVDKNKAIALIEYNFMDLPSTINFQNGNWIKYKYDSAGNKLSKIVKNGNSTSSTDYLSGFHYIDGQFQYYPNEEGYLVNDNGNFNYVFNYTDHLGNVRVSYQDKNGDNTISPTEIIEQNSYYPFGLKQLGFSTQIYSPADKYKVKFSGKEYQDELGLNVYDFGARNYSAEIGRWFSKDPLASDFENWSPYAYAFNNPINFIDPDGLAPVNSKSNFWESFLNSLVDGVTGTIKYIANNPNHAGYGYSNHMKTPTVESFEPYQINWGNQLDPYWQIQNYTYNTVYGIYNFGGGIMSGDGRRTAQAIPLLMSSYATTSVVSRGIVAGGAGKNYNAIISQNNAKLAKTSKDILAKNVKVTAPDPIKIDPIKLTTSSIKNNPSVTYTIYDQLQDVHKFGVSDAGLNRLNAVMSKLPGTYTYKISPVVPKHQAHIYEKYLRSLHYNSTGQYNLPSMKVPYPVNFETGKRVKLLD